One segment of Terriglobales bacterium DNA contains the following:
- the mtnP gene encoding S-methyl-5'-thioadenosine phosphorylase, translating to MAEAEIGIIGGSGLYQMPGLTGTRELKQNTPFGSPSDAYVLGTLEGRKVAFLSRHGRGHRIMPSELNFRANIYGFKQLGVERILSLSAVGSLKEEHKPLEFVIPEQFYDRTRRRISTFFGEGIVVHIAFADPVCPEVSQAMQTACNAAGVVGKRGGTYLCIEGPQFSTKAESNVYRSWGMDVIGMTNLQEAKLAREAEICYATLAMVTDYDCWHPDHDAVTVDQVVAVLLKNAANAGAVVREAVKVMPKDRKCRCGSALASAIMTDPKLIPASMRERLKLILDKYLDEKKVKA from the coding sequence TTGGCGGAAGCGGAAATCGGCATTATCGGCGGCAGCGGCCTGTATCAGATGCCGGGCCTGACCGGCACACGCGAACTCAAGCAGAACACCCCATTCGGCAGCCCTTCCGACGCATACGTTCTCGGGACCCTCGAAGGCCGCAAGGTGGCATTCCTTTCGCGGCATGGGCGTGGTCACCGCATCATGCCCAGCGAACTGAATTTCCGCGCCAACATTTATGGCTTCAAGCAGCTGGGGGTGGAGCGCATTCTCTCCCTGTCCGCGGTCGGTTCGCTGAAAGAAGAGCACAAGCCGCTGGAGTTCGTCATCCCCGAGCAGTTTTACGATCGCACCCGCCGCCGCATCTCGACGTTCTTCGGCGAAGGCATTGTCGTTCACATCGCCTTCGCCGATCCGGTTTGCCCGGAAGTCTCGCAAGCCATGCAAACCGCCTGCAACGCCGCCGGGGTGGTGGGCAAGCGGGGCGGCACCTACCTCTGCATCGAGGGACCGCAGTTCTCGACCAAGGCGGAATCGAACGTCTATCGCTCCTGGGGCATGGACGTCATTGGCATGACCAACCTGCAGGAGGCAAAGCTCGCACGCGAGGCTGAGATTTGTTACGCCACGCTGGCCATGGTCACCGATTACGACTGCTGGCACCCGGATCACGATGCCGTGACTGTCGATCAGGTGGTCGCCGTGCTGTTGAAGAATGCGGCCAATGCCGGCGCCGTGGTGCGCGAGGCCGTGAAGGTGATGCCCAAGGACCGCAAGTGCAGGTGCGGATCGGCGCTGGCCTCCGCCATCATGACCGATCCGAAGTTGATTCCCGCCTCCATGCGCGAGCGGCTCAAGCTCATTCTTGATAAATACCTCGATGAAAAGAAAGTGAAAGCGTAA
- a CDS encoding RNA-binding S4 domain-containing protein, translated as MSSVRIDKWLWAARFFKSRALAARACELGRVQCNGQPAKPAREVKIGDMLRVTNESGDFQVEVLVVSEVRGPAAVAQTLYRETEESKQQRLKVAAERKASRQFEQPPAGRPSKRDRRKILQFRGRG; from the coding sequence ATGAGCTCCGTGCGAATCGACAAATGGCTATGGGCCGCCCGGTTCTTCAAGTCGAGAGCGTTGGCCGCGCGGGCTTGCGAGCTAGGCAGAGTGCAATGCAACGGCCAGCCGGCCAAGCCGGCACGCGAAGTCAAGATTGGCGACATGCTGCGCGTGACCAACGAGAGCGGCGACTTCCAGGTGGAGGTGCTGGTCGTCAGCGAGGTGCGCGGCCCGGCCGCGGTGGCGCAGACGCTCTATCGAGAGACAGAGGAGAGCAAGCAACAGCGCCTGAAGGTGGCGGCGGAGCGGAAGGCGAGCAGGCAGTTCGAACAGCCGCCCGCCGGGCGACCATCAAAACGCGACCGGCGCAAAATCCTGCAGTTCCGGGGAAGAGGCTGA